A genomic segment from Paucidesulfovibrio longus DSM 6739 encodes:
- a CDS encoding TRAP transporter substrate-binding protein, protein MRWQRLFLLVLTLVLLAPALPSQAGPIKLSYSCFFPPTHVQSQLAEAWCREVEKRTDGKVQIDYYPGGTLTKANQCYDGVVEGISDIGFSALAYSRGRFPVMAAVDLPLGYTSGMAATELANAVYAQFKPGELDDVKVMYFNAHGPGLLHTKGKPVRTLEDIAGLKLRATGNSALLVQALGATPVAQSMPDAYQSIQKGVVDGGMYPVETNKGWKMAEVVDYMTENYSTAYTTTFFVVMNKDRWAELPADVQAAITEVNAEWIAKHGKAWDDSDVAGRAAFLAEKDNQIIPLSEEESMRWKAAATPILDDYVKQVAAKGVDGKAVLEFTVNKLNELQK, encoded by the coding sequence ATGCGCTGGCAAAGGCTTTTTCTGCTGGTTCTGACCCTGGTGCTGCTCGCGCCGGCCCTTCCTTCCCAGGCAGGACCGATCAAGTTGAGCTACAGTTGCTTTTTCCCCCCCACCCACGTGCAGTCCCAGCTTGCTGAAGCCTGGTGCCGCGAAGTGGAAAAACGGACGGACGGCAAAGTTCAGATCGACTACTACCCCGGCGGAACCCTGACCAAGGCCAACCAGTGCTACGACGGCGTGGTCGAAGGCATCTCCGACATCGGCTTTTCCGCCCTGGCCTATTCCCGCGGACGTTTTCCGGTCATGGCCGCAGTGGACCTTCCGCTGGGATACACTTCCGGCATGGCCGCCACGGAACTGGCCAACGCGGTTTACGCGCAGTTCAAGCCTGGCGAACTCGACGACGTGAAGGTCATGTATTTCAACGCGCACGGTCCTGGACTGCTGCACACCAAAGGCAAGCCCGTGCGGACGCTGGAGGACATCGCCGGACTCAAGCTGCGCGCCACCGGAAACAGCGCCCTGCTCGTCCAGGCTCTGGGCGCCACCCCCGTGGCCCAGTCCATGCCGGATGCCTACCAGAGCATTCAGAAAGGCGTGGTTGACGGCGGCATGTACCCCGTTGAGACCAACAAGGGCTGGAAAATGGCCGAGGTCGTCGACTACATGACCGAAAACTATTCCACGGCCTATACCACGACCTTTTTCGTGGTCATGAACAAGGACCGCTGGGCAGAGCTGCCTGCGGACGTGCAGGCCGCCATCACCGAGGTCAACGCCGAATGGATCGCCAAGCACGGCAAGGCCTGGGACGACAGCGACGTGGCCGGCCGGGCGGCCTTCCTCGCCGAGAAGGACAACCAGATCATCCCCCTTTCCGAAGAGGAATCCATGCGCTGGAAAGCCGCCGCCACTCCCATTCTCGATGATTACGTGAAGCAGGTTGCGGCCAAGGGCGTGGACGGCAAAGCGGTATTGGAATTCACCGTCAACAAGCTGAACGAACTACAGAAATAG
- a CDS encoding TetR/AcrR family transcriptional regulator has translation MARRQQEKSRQTKEELLASAMSLFGRKGFAATTISEITREAGYSKGSFYSHWVGKDDIFLEILERKMGEYRKARAERIREAVTFEEFFDVIWDFLESIMDDMNWSKVFLEFTIHASRDERLKAELNRSKYRLSNEIFKDLIGGYVLTDCALEKIGSLNTALFEGFLIQNVLQTDVLSRQDVRRAALALAKALCLGESQHCTCTPGGTEHENPESKE, from the coding sequence ATGGCGAGACGACAGCAAGAAAAATCCCGGCAGACCAAGGAAGAACTCCTGGCCTCGGCCATGTCGCTCTTCGGGCGCAAGGGATTTGCCGCCACGACCATCTCCGAAATCACCCGCGAGGCAGGTTACTCAAAAGGAAGCTTCTACAGCCATTGGGTCGGAAAGGATGACATCTTTCTGGAAATTCTGGAAAGAAAAATGGGAGAATATCGAAAGGCCCGCGCCGAACGCATTCGGGAAGCCGTTACTTTCGAAGAATTCTTCGACGTCATTTGGGACTTCCTCGAATCCATCATGGACGACATGAACTGGTCCAAGGTCTTTTTGGAATTCACCATTCACGCTTCCCGCGACGAACGTCTCAAGGCGGAGCTGAATCGCAGCAAATACCGACTCTCAAACGAAATTTTCAAGGATCTGATCGGAGGTTATGTCCTTACGGACTGCGCTTTGGAAAAAATCGGATCTTTGAACACGGCCCTTTTCGAAGGATTTCTAATCCAGAACGTGTTGCAAACCGACGTGCTCAGCCGTCAGGACGTGCGCCGTGCCGCACTTGCCTTAGCCAAGGCCCTCTGCCTCGGCGAATCGCAACATTGCACATGCACACCGGGCGGAACTGAACACGAGAACCCCGAGAGCAAGGAGTAA